In Syntrophales bacterium, one DNA window encodes the following:
- a CDS encoding cobalamin-dependent protein (Presence of a B(12) (cobalamin)-binding domain implies dependence on cobalamin itself, in one of its several forms, or in some unusual lineages, dependence on a cobalamin-like analog.) — MKIRVVTGKIGLDDHYRGILSINKALTDAGMEVIYLGAGQRVGSMVETVLEEDADVVGLSFLCGGHLQIMQRFMNRLKERGLDKVLVIIGGVIPDQDIPKLKEIGISEVFLPGTPLKDVVDFVRKRIPSS; from the coding sequence ATGAAAATAAGGGTAGTTACAGGGAAAATAGGTCTGGACGACCACTACAGAGGGATATTGTCTATAAATAAGGCGCTCACAGATGCTGGTATGGAAGTGATATACCTGGGCGCCGGTCAGAGGGTCGGGAGTATGGTAGAGACGGTACTGGAGGAAGATGCAGACGTGGTGGGTCTGAGCTTTTTATGCGGCGGCCATCTTCAGATCATGCAGAGGTTTATGAACAGATTGAAGGAACGTGGCCTGGATAAGGTGCTGGTTATTATCGGAGGGGTTATTCCTGATCAGGATATTCCAAAATTGAAGGAGATAGGGATTTCGGAGGTTTTTCTGCCCGGGACGCCCTTGAAGGATGTGGTTGACTTCGTAAGGAAAAGAATCCCCTCATCCTGA